The Solanum pennellii chromosome 7, SPENNV200 DNA segment GGCAGCATCAAGGTAATTGAGACGACGACCACAATGTAAAGTATCATCTGAGGCAAAGAGTTCAGGGAAACAACAGAAATTCTCCTTTTGAGCCtcttgttgggaattaaacacacaacacacacaaataatctagagaaaagagaaacggaacacaaacgggacacacaagaatttaacgtggttcggtttccctactccacgactgtaacaggaggattttatttcacttgtgctacatttttttttttttagaattacaaatacaaggatcatatttataggaaaaccaaatggttaacctagggtttcagtaatgggtcgggccggctcacaagcctccacaaagcccaacaatctcccacttggaggcttgaagaatttcaactgtcatccacttagaacacttgtatgtctagtaatctttttcaactctctcctgctacagcggccttctcatcagtcaactgaaaggcccgttgaagctccccgaagcttcaacacatcagtcacggctgaaactgcccttgactcgtcctcggtccctaccggctcccacttgagacacgaactgccggatcctagaactccctgagaacaaacactctccatactcagcaagaaattttctggagacgtatcaacagctggaatactggttctcttgacccactgtcttctaggagccttggctgaagcacggccggtgctcccactgccacgaacgcctctgactggtcttcctgaacctttccttgctcgttcatcctgaatctgacctgtggctctgggtttctttcttgcaaagacaaccttcttctgcccacgagattctgtgaaccggactttgtttttcttctgaactgggacggtcactccctcagacggtaatccgacaatatacaacgatcctctttttgttccacgagccatgacaagattgcccctcacgaccttccactgcccatttccgaacttcacatgatgtccctgttcatccaactgcctaacagaaatcaaacttttcgtcaagcttggaacaactctgacatccttcaaggtccagaaaccgactggcgtcttcagcaccatgtcacccatgcccgtaacatcaagagctctatcgtctgcaagccttacctttccaaagtctccaataaccagattctgcaatgcttcactgctgtgggtagcgtgaaaagaagcaccagaatccatgacccaggaatccacattgctctccgcgcaacagataaacaaatcctcgttgacgctgtcttctgcaatgttgacttgtttgtctttctggcattgattcctgaaatgccccacctccttgcagttccaacatgttacacctgagccatcccgagcctttgactgactccttcttcggttcctgctcccactacctctgttatttcctctgcctctgacgacgtttagcatatcacctgatgattctccagaactccttcttctgacatcctcgccaagaacgagatcacgaatcttctcaaaggtgaatccattaggtcccactgaactggcaactgctgtaaccgttccggaccaactgtcaggcaatgatgataacagtagtaaagcttgaacttcatcatcgaacttaatgccaactgacaaaagtctggctaagatcgaattcaatgagttgatgtgctcggtaactgaactgccttccttcatctttgtgttcaccaactctctaatcagaaaaattttgtttgctgcagatggcttctcgtacatgttagacaaggcttccaagatgcctttcgctgtcttctccttaagaatgttgaacgcaacattcttggtcaacgagagtcggataactgacatagctttccgatccaaaactgcccactctgcatcagacaattttccttgcttgtcacccaacactacgtccaaatctttctgaaccagcaaatcttcaatctgcatcttccaccaactgaaatctgtaccatcgaacttctcaattcggaacttcccatcttctgccatctcaaaggacttcggcaattcccttaacggcgtctacagacagcgggcggcgatttggacgatgctcacgatctggacgctcgcggctggatctgaggctcctcgacgcggcggccaacggaacggcgcgacggacagcacacggacgacggctgttcgcaccctgcgcggttctcctagccggctgctgcttgaggttacccacacggtaacggcggctactcctccctgcacacagttcttcacacaagaaccctaggtgacaatttctcacagtttgtgttacaatgttgttgaaacctcgctctgataccaattgttgggaattaaacacacaacacacacaaataatctagagaaaagagaaacggaacacaaacgggacacacaagaatttaacgtggttcggtttccctactccacgactgtaacaggaggattttatttcacttgtgctacatttttttttttttagaattacaaatacaaggatcatatttataggaaaaccaaatggttaacctagggtttcagtaatgggtcgggccggctcacaagcctccacaaagcccaacaccTCTCTCAAGCCTAAGTCTTGCAGAAGATCATGGATAGCACAACTTTTGATTCGACCATTGGATTTCCTCTCTTTTACAATGACGAGACTACGGTTCACAAGATCTTCCAAACATTCTTCTGCATACTTTTCCAAGTTCTTTAACTTTCTGTTAGTCAAAAAACCCTCAGCAATCCATAACCTTACCAATAACTGGACGCGAATCTCGGTCTGTGTTACAAATCCACACATATAAATGAAGCAAGCTTTCAAGTGATGTGGCAAGTTTCTGTAACTCAAAGCAAGTATATCTAAGCATTTCTCGTGCTCATCGGTAACAATTGAACCAACAGTTTTTGCAAAAGTCTTCCAACATATCCTAGTCCTTTCTATCTTAGATAGCTGGCCAGCAATAACGAGAATCGTTAGAGGTAGTCCTTGGCATTGTTCTGCAATCTTTTTCCCAATATCCTCTAATTCCAGATGGTCATGTTTACTTCCAAACACCTTATGACGTAGAAGTTCCCAGCTTTCCTCCGAATCCAAGAATTTTAAGCAGTATGGAGGGATATTGGATTTAGCATGTAATGCTACATTCATAAGTCGGGTGGTTAGTAATATTCGGCTTCCATTCTTGTCATCTGAGAAACACCTTTTTATACGATCCCAATTCTCTGTAGTCCACACATCATCCAAGACGATGAGATACCGATTAAACCTTAACCTTCTATACAACATTTCTTCCAATTGCTCACTATGTTTCTCATGAATCTCATCAGTAAACTCAACAATATCATCAAGTAGACCAATCAACAATCCTTTCATTTGACGATCTTTCACCGTGACCCAAGCACAAATACTAAAGTGATATTTGATGAGGGGATCATCGTAAACCATTCTAGCAAGGGTGCTTTTGCCTATACCACCCATACCAACAAGAGTGACAACCTCCAACTTAGACGAGAAAGAGCAAAGCCGGGTTTTTATTTCCAACACATCGTCGTCTAGGCCAACCACAATGTCTTGTACTACTGGACTTTTTTCTGCTGAACTATCAAGCAAATAGCACTCAGATTCATTAGGTTTTTTGTAACAAGACATTTGCTCATACATCTTCATCACTTCCAATTCAATCAATTCGATTTCATCAACGATTTGGGACAAACACTCCTTGGTGCTATACACCCTATCATAACACTCTACTAGGTCCAAACTTTTCCAGCTAAAGAAAACCATTTCCTCAACATAATCTTGTGCTCTATACGACACATCTCGAATCCGTCTCTCCAAATCTTCCACCATTTCAACATCATTGCACTTATTACTAGAATCCACAAGAAATCTCTGGAAAACACTAAGTTTTTCTGAAAGAAACTTACAATTTTCATCTTTATCAAGATCATTCAGATAAGGGTTTGGACTAAATATCTGATCAAGGGTCTCTAAACAGACAGTCACAGCAGCTAAGGCCATTCAACTAGGGGCAGAACTACAATATAGGTTAAGGTTTGACCCAACTCAGTAACTTTGATCCGAATCTTGAATTCGTCTTAAACTGAACCCATAAGATTCAAATCCTGACTCCGCCCAACTCTTCAAATATGGTTTTAGGGAACATTAAATAAGGGAATTTTGTCTTCTTTCACTATGTACAGGtaacatatacaaatacatacatCAAATTAGTACTAAGTGCAAGAACAATAAGTAGATAAAAAAGAATCAATCTTTGACAACATATATCAATATTAGGAATCAAATGAATCACAAGTGCTAGAACAATAGAAAGATCTTACCCTTTTCTCAAGTGTGAGTAAATGAAGCAGagaataagagaaaaaaaaaacaagattttctttcaactttgtCTTTTAGTAAAAACTAAAGTCATGACTTTAAAGTAAATTTCTTCAACATTGTTGCCAACCCATttatgatcatgtccttgtcacggacttagagtatttgctaAAGTTTCGTGCAGTTCTCAATAATTTACTCACTAATCTTTTTCATTTCTATTCGGACGCAAAATCAGCTCGGCAAAGTGGTGGGACATCACAACACGCATCGgttgatatttatataaagaaTACGAGTAACAGAAATTTTATATATCCCtacattattaatatttatataactaTCCTTTGGGGCAGCTTAGATTGTTTGTCTGCAATAATAATCGAAACTCTagctataaattaaaaataattaaagctctaacaatataatataattgtttGTCATTTCGCATAATTTTCTCTATTATTAGAGTAAATGGGCCAAAAATATTCAAGTTAATAGTGTATGTAACATAAATTCATTATTGACTAAATCTAGAGATGAAAAATTAAAGGATGGTTAAAGATTATCTTAGGCCCACACTCTAATTTAATCaaacattaatttttataagaaaGAACTAGAGAAGATGACAAGCAACAAGAaattaacataaacataaaaagcttatactatattaatttgattatattatatataataaccctcataacaataataataaaattaatgtaatctcACAAGTAAAAATCTgagaaaaacaaattatacatgaattttatttttattttgaaaaattaaaattttttttctctcgtTCACACGATTAAAAAAAGACAATAACAACAAGTAgaaacaataacaaaatcatCTATCATAACAATAATAGTGGGGCTACCCCTATTTATATAATTGGAGCTACCCCTATTTCTATATAATGAATTTAAGACAAGCCTATCTAATTCTTTAactagtcttttttttttaaaaaaaaatattagtttttttattgataaattcaataaatatttaattaagattATCTTTAGTAAACTCATCGGTTATTGTACAATAAAATTCAATCAAACTTCAAGTAAGAAAATCATTATTAAGtgatgataaataatttaatctatatattgttataataaCGCTACAAATACATTACGATAcaaaatgatacattataaagCGATAAGAAATAACATCCGAGAATGTGGTTCAACTTTCAGATACCATTATTAGGGGAGAAAAAGGTTATATGCTCgataaacaaacaaaataaaacgaGCATATAAAAACTTAAAAGGAGCACAAGAGAGAAGCCAATCGTGTTTCAACAACGACATATTCTATGAAATTACACAAGTGAGATCTCAGGAGGATACTGTATACACACCATTACTCCTACCTTATAGGAAGACAAAAGAACTATTTTTGATGAACTCTCGACTAATCACACGCCGTTAATTCCAAACTTAGATAGTGAAGACaactagaagaaaaaataaaaaagaagacatTAAAATTGGCCTTTCAAATTTGTAATTATTTGCTCCATTTTTTTTTGGTCCCTTTCTAAGAAGGTCTGGTCCACCATAAGCTCCTCTTCTTTGATGAACAATTTTATGAACATCTTTATGTTCATCCTTGTTGCTCTCTATACTTGATAATTCATTAGCAACTGCATacaatttcatataaaaatttaagttatatatatcgTCATCATATTATTTATCCAAGATTATCAATTCAGACTATAAAATAGAGTTATCTGCAATTATTTTCTCGATCAAGTGATTTAATcgtataaatattatataacttaAACTCTTTAATAATAAGCAATATTTCCACTAGTAAATATGGGGAAATCCGAAAGATTCaagaattaactaaataaagAGGCATGAAGGTAGTTTTAAGAGATTAAGATCTtgagtaataaaaaaattatttctaaagtaatattttgttacaatttaaaatagtttatgtttatttaatgagattaagttatatacatcgtcagtttatataaaaaaattcatgaccACATCACTCCAGGTCAAGGaagtaataaaatttcatataatatgacatcatgatgaaaataattcttataTCAACGTgatatataacttaaactcaCTCTTATTTAACagtaattattaaataattaagctcaaacagaaaatatttttcatgcatatatGGTTActagttgaaaatattttcttgtactATAATCGAAcatgaatatataatataattagaaTTAATAACATTAACTCGATTTAAATAAAATCCAAACCAaaacaactaaataaaaaaaaaaatagaaaaggaaaagatatgaaatgaaaattggAGACCAAAATTACTTACTCTTTTCCTTGTTTTCATTTTGCAAGATGAGTTCATTATTTGTGGATTTTGGGATGAAGGTGCAAGATGAGTATGGCAAAGTTTTCAAGAATATAATAAGGCAAAGCCATGAAACTAATACAAGAATTTTCATGgtgtttatttttaatgaaattatttccACCTAAGAGTTAGGGAAGTGTTTTAGagctatttataataatttgtgCTTTAATGTGCAAAGAATCTTTAAAGTTTGGGAAATAATTTATCGGTAGAGCGGTAAGTGTTTcagaatttttaattaaaggtcTTAGATACAAATCTTGGTATGTATATCCTTTGGTAGAGgagctttattttttatatgaaacttTTCGATACAAATTTGAATGGTGCCtcgtatttatatatatagcttCTTGTCCTTCAAAATATGTTATCATctattgtgtttttgtttttgttattgcaTTATTTTACTAATGTTATTATTCTTTTGTTATATGCTAAGTAATGATTATTCTATTAATTTATTACGTCTGATTTAcgtatttttattaaaaaaacaaactttaatatatgttatttgaggcgaaaatcttttcaaaataatttttctatttttatgacGTACACTCTATTTTTTTCGGACTTCACTTGTCggattatattttatatgttgttgGAATCAATTAGACTTTGAATTTTTAGGGGCAGTTTTGAAAATGAGAAGtagtgaaaaaggaaaaagaaatactaaaaaaataggCTTAATTAAGCCATATTACACATGTGTGGTGGAACTAAAAGCATAATATATGgaaccttttttaaaaaaaataaaaaataaaaaataaaaaataaaaaataaatatatatatataNNNNNNNNNNNNNNNNNNNNNNNNNNNNNNNNNNNNNNNNNNNNNNNNNNNNNNNNNNNNNNNNNNNNNNNNNNNNNNNNNNNNNNNNNNNNNNNNNNNNNNNNNNNNNNNNNNNNNNNNNNNNNNNNNNNNNNNNNNNNNNNNNNNNNNNNNNNNNNNNNNNNNNNNNNNNNNNNNNNNNNNNNNNNNNNNNNNNNNNNNNNNNNNNNNNNNNNNNNNNNNNNNNNNNNNNNNNNNNNNNNNNNNNNNNNNNNNNNNNNNNNNNNNNNNNNNNNNNNNNNNNNNNNNNNNNNNNNNNNNNNNNNNNNNNNNNNNNNNNNNNNNNNNNNNNNNNNNNNNNNNNNNNNNNNNNNNNNNNNNNNNNNNNNNNNNNNNNNNNNNNNNNNNNNNNNNNNNNNNNNNNNNNNNNNNNNNNNNNNNNNNNNNNNNNNNNNNNNNNNNNNNNNNNNNNNNNNNNNNNNNNNNNNNNNNNNNNNNNNNNNNNNNNNNNNNNNNNNNNNNNNNNNNNNNNNNNNNNNNNNNNNNNNNNNNNNNNNNNNNNNNNNNNNNNNNNNNNNNNNNNNNNNNNNNNNNNNNNNNNNNNNNNNNNNNNNNNNNNNNNNNNNNNNNNNNNNNNNNNNNNNNNNNNNNNNNNNNNNNNNNNNNNNNNNNNNNNNNNNNNNNNNatatatatatatgaaaccTTTTTGTAGAATCTAATTCTCATTTTACAAATCTAATTGGCTCAGTCATAAAGATTGCTAggtcaagaattttttttaaaaaaaaattacgatATTTAAAGGAATTATTATATAGTAGCTCAGTatatttcaatatataaatttgtttgactaaatatgaaaattaaaaagaaaaaagacttttgaaatttattcataaacataatataatatttgtttcgtaatttcaagaaggaaaaattacttaGATGAATgacttttaataaatatttattaattttagcgatattttttatttatcacaatttatagcaatattatgttaaatctgcaatatgtattaaaagtgaattatgtatgcaatatatatgtattataactatttttaaaaatatattatggtTGTTTGGTAAGAagttgacacattgtattataagtatattaaaatgtatgataaatgtattatccatcaataaaacttatattatatgtgaataataatttttttttgtaatatgaattaaaagtgtattataaatgttgataaaatgaaaaaaaatattattgctataaatgataaaaaaatttatttatagtatatttatctAAATTCCCTTTTAAGATCATCTcatcaagttaaaataaaaaaaattaaaatcaaattgtttccaaataaagaaaataatgtcaCATAAAGGTGTTTTTTCAACGAAtttaatagattttttaatttaattctaagAATAAAGATTGTTTAATAAGATAAGGTTATGAAAAGGGAGGTATTGATTCCAAACAATCTTATAAAAAAAGGAGATTTTATATTTGACAATCGAATAATTTAATGCaccaattttttcaaaatctagTGTCATATTCCAAATTAATTGCTTTTGCTTTATACCTTTTGTTTGCTCATATTTCAAAAGGAATTTTtggcaaataaattatttctttgtttcatTTCGATAAGAATCGTCAAGTGATTCTTGAAAGCTTTCAATACACTACTATAAACTATGAAAATTCTCAAGATAATATCACATCGATTCTCAATGACAAAAGGTAAAACATTACATTTTAACAGACAGATGAAAGCTAGGTCAATACTAGTCTTACATCTTCAGAGGATCAAAGAACTAAAATAGGCTTAGGGAACCAGTTATTGGCACGTAAAACCAGTACATCACGATTCACGAACCATACACCTTAACGTGGAGCTAAGTGAGGGTTCGTTGATAAATAACGGATGTGTTAGCTAAATGACTAGTCTGGTTCGGCTCATCAAGCTATTACTGTTGTAACAACTATCAGAGGATCAAAATTGGCTTAGGGATCCAATTATTGGCGCGTAAATCCAGCAGATCACAAACCATAAACCTTAGACGTGGAGCTAACTGAGGGTTCGTTGAGAGTCTCTTCAAAGAACCAAAGTAAAGATTGTTGACGTTCCTTGAATCTTGTCTCTCATCAACCACCTTTCCGATGTTATTGAACAACAGACAAATGGCCTCAACGTTCTCTTCTGGCGGACAACATTTAGGATTTTGCCCCAACAGTTCCTGGTTAACGAAAAACACAAACACAACCAACCATTAGTTTAGTTCACAGGACGTTACAGAGTTACTCGATTGATGAACACAAGCAAGAGATAATAACAACCAGAACTATAGAATGAATAATCCATTTGGGGACCGTATTGAGCTTAAAAAGCTCTCCGATAAGCCTTATATTGCCAAGAGTACGCGATTTGATAAACTTCTCCTTGTCCATACGTTCTGAATCGTGCTCAGGTGCTATCATTTGCCTCATTTCTTCTCGAAGTTTGTAAGTACCTTCGATTGCCTCTTGACAGTTACTCCATAGAACACATTTGAACGTAGTCGATTCACCACCAGGTTCATTACAAAGCAATGAAGGCAGCATTTCATTAAGATCACAACACAGCTGGGCATACAGAGGGCAAAAAGTTGGTTCCAGTACAGCATTGTCGAATATCAAGGAAACAACACCCTGGAGTAAAGATATAACagcaattattttttcttttacgaGGAAAATAGAATCTATCGTTAAATCTTTGATAGGTAAAGGTGAcggacaaaaaaaaaaaatactatactACTCTGAAGATCGAGAGATGTATCTGATATGGGAGTAGAGACCTTTAGAGTGTCTGTACTAGTTATCCCTGAATCTATCAGTTGACATTCGAGGAGAACAAGTTTCCTCAGAGTCGGGTTGTTGAGCATACTGCAAAACAATAGTAGTTAGTATCACTCCACATTTTCAAATAATGCCATAATAGATTATCGTATTGTTTTGTTGTAGTTTCAGTTTTGTTACTATCTGTTGTTTCTTTAGACTGCTTTATTCCAGGATTCGAGGGTCTCTCTGAAACAGTTTCTCTAACTTTGAGGTAGCGGTAGATACCACTTCAATAGAATCATCATTTGACTCATGGTCAAGTGACGATACATCAAATGGAAGATTTACATTGTGGTTTAAACGACAGAAACTTCCAGACACGTGTGGCCTAAATGACAGAGAAATTCGACATAGAACTCATGAGCAATGACTCGGACGCCTTAGTGCCTTGCCTATACTGACAAACAGTTAAAGCAACATGAAGTGACTAATTAAGACATTCTAACAATGTAGGGAAGAACGAAAGACGGACAGAAAACCAGAAAGGATTGAACTACAATCAAGTTTGTGTTTTTTGACttgaatgtaaaaatatttacccTTTCACAGTCTTCAAGACACAATTTTTGCTTCTTCGAGCGGTTGAACATGGAAGCTCAGCTTTGATTAGTGTAGAAGCAGCTCCTCCCTGATTCACAAATAAAGGTTTCTGAGATCAACAACTGATGATGCATAATTTCATGTCATACACAATTATTGTATTAAACTCGAGATAACAAAAAAGCACTTTCGAGTTCTTGCAACCTGTGAGCTAAGTTGTTCTTGCACATCGAATTCATCGACTTCCTGCTGTCTAGAGTAGAATCTGTCACCACATTCACTGTTTCCTCGAAGAGGGTCCAAGGATCTGTCGTCAACTGGGGCAGAGAACTGCGCCAACTTACTAAGCTGGTCATCGATGTCTGGCTCAGAACAACTCTGGGTCTGGCCCTGCACCTATACAACATAAATGACACAACTTGTGGCTACTGAAAGCATATACCATAAGAAAgtacacaaataaaataaaaaacgaaACACCTTTTTGAAATGGAAAAGTTCTACGAAGTAAGGGTAAGGTCTCCATAGACGCCACTTTCCTCATATTACACTGTGTACTCACATTAGTATCGACAAGACCTCCTCGATTGGCATCCTGACCAAACAGTTCATCTTCAACTTCTTGTTTGAGTTTAAGAATATTGTTCCTCAGTTGCAGCAACTGATCTCGAGTATACCTAACGCGTTCACAGACCTCAAAACGAGAGTCTCTGGTAGTCTACAATGATAAAAGAATACTCATCAAGACACATATCATAAAGGAAGTT contains these protein-coding regions:
- the LOC107024713 gene encoding putative late blight resistance protein homolog R1B-16, which codes for MALAAVTVCLETLDQIFSPNPYLNDLDKDENCKFLSEKLSVFQRFLVDSSNKCNDVEMVEDLERRIRDVSYRAQDYVEEMVFFSWKSLDLVECYDRVYSTKECLSQIVDEIELIELEVMKMYEQMSCYKKPNESECYLLDSSAEKSPVVQDIVVGLDDDVLEIKTRLCSFSSKLEVVTLVGMGGIGKSTLARMVYDDPLIKYHFSICAWVTVKDRQMKGLLIGLLDDIVEFTDEIHEKHSEQLEEMLYRRLRFNRYLIVLDDVWTTENWDRIKRCFSDDKNGSRILLTTRLMNVALHAKSNIPPYCLKFLDSEESWELLRHKVFGSKHDHLELEDIGKKIAEQCQGLPLTILVIAGQLSKIERTRICWKTFAKTVGSIVTDEHEKCLDILALSYRNLPHHLKACFIYMCGFVTQTEIRVQLLVRLWIAEGFLTNRKLKNLEKYAEECLEDLVNRSLVIVKERKSNGRIKSCAIHDLLQDLGLREAQKENFCCFPELFASDDTLHCGRRLNYLDAASIEVPWKPLLPLSRTLILSYHSRTLKGFSPQMYGPLLYKLLRVLQILHITFDCFPPQVLQLVHLRYLALAVYEPDCPELISRLWNLQTFILNTSHTVNLPETVWEMENLRHVCLGKGCFLPNPASGFNGISKVLTNLQTITYMDIASCTREVVVNVPNLKKLSIHGRGECSSSEPSSSYYLSNLRYLKQLCYHKLSSMDFFPSSLKKLVLQRCSSLPRGFTNTLSSLPNLEILKLMCVKFEQQTWNLTEEVFSNLKYLKLDSPKLVVWDASSVNFPNLEHLVLEHCYSIENMPHEIENICTLQCIEVRSCCVIVEMFVQRVQEEVKNMGNDSLNVSIQDMATSFFLLSNELWSGIEFNELKNAQEERGISLAKMQKFSKKFSHFGSWI